The Candidatus Margulisiibacteriota bacterium genome window below encodes:
- a CDS encoding sugar transferase, which translates to MLKTYIATITYFNRAIDILINFLCFLSAYFIHEHFFVGLITQKTIISPFHYLQLFLICILLVNIVGTNNDFYGYDRFYDSQVIVRKWLSTYIQAFAYTMLIFYVFERYVPSRSMVMIYFTATLVFSLIFRYIERKTLHRLYAKGKYLQNVLVVGTGTEANMVISEINTNGHWGFKLIGVLSRMTEIDVNFKYKEMVRDNIQNLENYLKTNIVDLVIFAINNEEVNSVRSFIFLCEKMGIMTMINLDNFEMKIAKTHVEYLGVIPMITFTTVPIKHRLILIKYALDKIFTFFSLIVFIPFLFIPIAIILKLTSSGPIIFSQERVGLNGRRFKMYKFRTMIENAEDLLEGLRDRSEVDGPTFKMKDDPRITPFGKFLRRFSLDELPQLLNVLKGDMSIVGPRPPIPSEVERYENEFRRRLSMKPGLTCLWQISGRSDVDFKTWMDMDMKYIDAWTLIGDLVIIVKTIPAVFSRKGAY; encoded by the coding sequence ATGCTGAAAACCTATATTGCTACCATAACCTATTTTAATCGCGCGATAGACATTCTAATTAATTTTTTATGTTTTTTGTCGGCTTATTTTATACATGAACACTTCTTTGTAGGGCTCATCACCCAAAAAACAATTATTTCTCCTTTCCATTATCTACAGTTGTTTCTTATTTGTATATTACTTGTTAATATTGTCGGTACCAATAATGATTTTTACGGATATGACCGTTTTTACGATTCACAGGTTATAGTTAGAAAGTGGCTGTCAACCTATATTCAGGCCTTTGCTTATACCATGCTTATTTTTTATGTTTTCGAACGTTATGTTCCTTCTCGCAGTATGGTTATGATCTATTTTACTGCTACCCTGGTTTTTTCTCTGATATTCCGTTATATAGAAAGAAAAACTCTGCATCGATTATATGCCAAAGGTAAATATCTTCAAAATGTATTGGTAGTCGGCACGGGGACAGAAGCAAATATGGTAATTTCTGAAATCAATACAAATGGACACTGGGGCTTTAAATTAATCGGAGTTTTAAGCCGGATGACCGAAATTGATGTAAATTTCAAGTATAAAGAAATGGTAAGGGATAATATTCAAAATCTGGAAAATTATTTAAAAACCAACATTGTCGACCTGGTTATATTTGCCATTAATAATGAAGAAGTTAACAGTGTACGTAGTTTCATTTTTCTCTGTGAAAAGATGGGCATTATGACCATGATCAACCTGGATAATTTCGAGATGAAGATTGCGAAAACCCATGTGGAATATCTTGGAGTCATACCCATGATAACATTTACAACTGTTCCGATTAAACATAGGCTTATTCTTATCAAATATGCACTGGATAAAATTTTTACCTTTTTCTCGTTGATTGTATTTATACCCTTTTTGTTTATTCCCATAGCTATAATATTAAAACTGACATCCAGCGGTCCGATTATTTTTTCTCAGGAACGAGTTGGATTAAACGGACGTCGTTTTAAAATGTACAAGTTTCGTACCATGATAGAAAATGCTGAGGACCTGCTGGAAGGTCTTAGAGACCGCAGTGAGGTTGACGGGCCAACATTCAAAATGAAGGATGACCCAAGGATTACTCCGTTCGGAAAATTTCTGCGTCGTTTCAGTCTGGACGAACTCCCCCAATTATTAAATGTGTTGAAAGGTGATATGTCCATTGTCGGCCCAAGACCGCCTATCCCTTCCGAAGTAGAACGTTACGAGAATGAATTTCGTCGTCGTCTGTCCATGAAACCGGGGCTCACCTGTCTCTGGCAAATAAGCGGCAGAAGTGATGTTGATTTTAAAACCTGGATGGATATGGATATGAAATATATCGATGCCTGGACATTAATCGGCGATTTGGTAATTATCGTAAAAACCATTCCTGCTGTATTCAGCAGAAAAGGCGCTTACTAA
- a CDS encoding VanZ family protein — protein MGKSKASNGRKRFYFLAFLLMLIFATVMSGFPNIQTHTFLPDEYLKNLFHFAVFFFLGLFFLKSFTVYTQRKPFFSIIYAVLGIVFAAANELQQILEPSRIVSFTDFLFNLSGLLLAYSLVLYLAISKMSFKRKSKKKVLVISSKKTAEAIYDYLYHDHNSEYSFQKILIWDDVSIKKDSIKNKFFSSFEDIYQTVYFEKWDQIIVIEDKKDKEKDSIIRELAKKIKTDVLFIETTHKPRIAIVHDFLNQQGGAEFVVSVLHELFPAAPIYTSLYKKGASWSVFDKAIIHTSWMQKLPFVYKLFKKLFFLYPLAFAFFDLKKYDVIISSSSAYAKGIPVKHYQEHICYMHTPARFLYRAEEYVQRERINPVLRFFLPYFLTALRIWDRYTVRHITHLIANSDNVKNRIENIYNRYSLVIYPPVDTSRFPQSDVAGDYFFIVSRLVGYKRIDLAVKACTKSGKRLVIIGEGPDMEHLKSFAGDNIIFMGRQPNFIVEKMMAGCLAFIFPGEEDFGISPVEAQAAGKPVIAFRSGGALETIIENKTGLFFDEQTPEALEEMLFKFDTIAFDKEFISNHAIKFSKERFKKDIQKIINNIMNVINDPNYQRHKYYFNDQRINPKEASFSEILKEYRKKMKLT, from the coding sequence GTGGGGAAGAGCAAGGCTTCTAACGGAAGAAAACGTTTTTATTTTTTAGCATTCCTTCTGATGCTGATTTTTGCTACGGTTATGTCTGGATTCCCAAATATTCAAACACATACATTTTTACCCGATGAATATCTGAAAAATTTATTTCATTTTGCAGTATTCTTTTTTCTGGGTTTATTTTTTTTGAAATCCTTTACAGTCTACACCCAGAGAAAACCTTTTTTCAGCATAATTTACGCTGTTCTGGGAATTGTTTTCGCGGCTGCTAATGAGCTGCAGCAAATACTTGAACCTTCAAGGATTGTTAGTTTCACCGACTTTCTTTTCAATCTAAGCGGGCTGCTTCTTGCCTACTCTCTGGTGCTTTATTTGGCCATTTCCAAAATGTCATTTAAGCGCAAATCCAAAAAAAAAGTCCTGGTAATCTCTTCAAAAAAAACGGCCGAAGCAATTTATGATTATTTATACCATGACCATAATTCCGAGTATTCCTTTCAGAAAATACTCATTTGGGACGATGTCTCTATAAAAAAAGACAGTATTAAAAATAAATTTTTCAGCAGTTTTGAAGATATCTATCAAACAGTTTATTTTGAAAAATGGGACCAGATAATAGTTATAGAGGATAAGAAAGATAAGGAAAAAGACAGCATAATCAGAGAGCTTGCAAAAAAAATAAAAACTGATGTGCTTTTTATTGAAACCACTCACAAACCTAGAATAGCGATTGTTCACGATTTTCTCAACCAGCAGGGAGGGGCGGAATTTGTGGTTTCGGTTCTCCATGAACTTTTTCCGGCTGCGCCGATTTATACATCTTTGTATAAGAAAGGAGCCAGTTGGAGTGTTTTTGACAAAGCAATTATCCACACATCCTGGATGCAAAAACTTCCTTTTGTTTACAAACTTTTTAAAAAACTTTTTTTTCTGTATCCTTTAGCTTTTGCTTTTTTTGACTTAAAAAAATACGATGTGATCATCAGCAGCAGTTCTGCCTATGCCAAAGGCATTCCTGTAAAACATTATCAGGAACACATCTGCTATATGCACACCCCTGCGCGTTTTTTATATAGAGCCGAGGAGTATGTACAAAGAGAAAGGATCAACCCTGTACTTCGATTCTTTCTCCCTTATTTTCTGACTGCGCTGCGTATTTGGGACCGCTATACAGTCAGGCATATTACGCACCTCATTGCCAATTCGGATAATGTTAAAAACCGAATAGAAAATATTTATAACCGGTATTCACTGGTTATTTACCCTCCGGTTGATACCTCCAGATTCCCTCAATCTGATGTTGCCGGTGACTACTTTTTTATTGTTTCCAGACTGGTCGGTTATAAAAGGATAGATTTGGCAGTGAAAGCCTGCACCAAAAGCGGCAAGAGATTGGTCATCATAGGTGAAGGGCCGGACATGGAGCATCTCAAGTCATTTGCAGGAGATAATATTATTTTTATGGGCAGACAACCGAATTTTATTGTAGAAAAAATGATGGCCGGATGTTTAGCATTTATCTTTCCAGGCGAGGAGGATTTCGGCATTTCTCCGGTGGAAGCCCAGGCGGCCGGCAAACCGGTGATTGCCTTTCGGAGCGGCGGAGCGCTGGAGACTATAATAGAAAACAAAACCGGATTATTCTTTGATGAGCAGACGCCCGAAGCCCTGGAAGAAATGCTGTTCAAGTTTGACACTATTGCTTTTGACAAAGAATTTATCAGCAATCACGCCATAAAGTTTTCCAAGGAGCGCTTTAAAAAGGATATACAAAAAATTATTAATAATATTATGAATGTTATTAATGATCCCAATTATCAGCGCCACAAATATTATTTTAACGATCAGCGTATTAACCCCAAAGAAGCATCATTCAGCGAAATACTCAAAGAATACAGAAAAAAAATGAAATTAACATAA
- a CDS encoding methyltransferase domain-containing protein, with product MYEKLNLGCGTDIKPGYVNLDIASMPGVDVVHDINVLPLPFHTECFSEIICQDVLEHLDYINLVQDLYRILKPGGKLVIRVPHYTSRNNHVDPTHKKTFSHRTFEFFVKNSGFGRQYYFKFPGFAKINRADILFEKKWLLYNYLLETVINIHPKIKSLYEATFLCYIFPAENIIVELQK from the coding sequence ATGTATGAAAAACTTAATCTAGGCTGCGGAACAGATATAAAGCCAGGGTATGTGAATCTGGACATTGCGTCTATGCCCGGTGTAGATGTGGTACACGACATAAATGTGCTGCCTTTGCCTTTTCATACCGAATGTTTCAGCGAAATAATCTGCCAGGATGTACTGGAACACCTGGACTATATAAACCTGGTACAGGACCTCTACCGCATTCTGAAACCGGGAGGAAAACTTGTTATAAGGGTCCCGCATTATACATCCCGCAATAATCATGTAGACCCAACCCACAAAAAAACTTTTTCTCACAGGACCTTTGAATTTTTTGTAAAAAACTCCGGTTTTGGTCGTCAGTATTATTTTAAATTCCCTGGTTTTGCCAAAATAAACAGGGCTGACATCCTTTTTGAAAAAAAATGGCTGTTATATAATTATTTACTGGAAACGGTTATCAACATCCACCCTAAAATAAAAAGTCTTTATGAGGCTACTTTTCTCTGTTATATATTTCCAGCTGAAAACATTATTGTAGAATTACAAAAATAA
- a CDS encoding glycosyltransferase family 1 protein has protein sequence MGLYIRNLLWALHKQKYELTLFHAENLAALFYSDFHHAVSSLNTSNPNTRIFWEQVLQAHALRKNHIDLLHNPMHVVPLILDKKIKTVITIHDLANFRFPQYYKGAKQKYLTTMTAISARKADRIIAVSENTKKDLIEILHIPESKIAVVHNGLNLQINSIKPETEQNLLRRLGLPENYLLFVGTMEPRKNIEGLMDALIWLWEEKKQKYPLVIVGPKGWLYKNIEQKISTYKKIGTVIQTGYLEDDELQIVYKNSSLFIFPSFYEGFGFPILEAMACGCPVLCNNSSSLPEIGAAAVEYFYLSNIRDLGEKISWLYNDSKKLEQMQKNGKERAKNFSWEKAGAETIQIYQSIIN, from the coding sequence ATAGGTCTATATATAAGAAATCTCCTCTGGGCGCTGCATAAACAAAAATATGAACTTACTCTTTTTCATGCTGAAAATCTGGCTGCTCTTTTTTACTCCGATTTTCATCATGCGGTCAGCAGCCTGAATACCAGCAACCCTAATACAAGAATTTTCTGGGAACAGGTTCTGCAGGCACATGCTTTGCGCAAAAACCATATTGATTTACTGCATAATCCCATGCACGTGGTTCCTCTTATCCTTGATAAAAAAATAAAAACCGTCATTACCATTCATGATCTGGCCAATTTCAGGTTCCCCCAGTATTACAAAGGTGCCAAACAAAAATATCTTACTACCATGACTGCGATTTCCGCCAGAAAAGCAGACCGAATTATCGCTGTATCCGAAAACACAAAAAAAGACCTGATAGAAATCCTGCATATTCCGGAATCAAAAATCGCTGTAGTACATAACGGTCTGAACCTTCAGATCAACTCTATAAAACCTGAAACAGAACAAAATCTTCTGAGAAGGTTAGGTCTTCCTGAAAATTATCTGCTTTTTGTTGGCACCATGGAACCGCGAAAAAATATCGAAGGCCTGATGGATGCCCTCATTTGGCTCTGGGAAGAAAAAAAACAAAAATATCCACTGGTTATCGTCGGTCCAAAAGGCTGGCTTTACAAAAATATTGAACAAAAAATAAGCACTTACAAAAAAATCGGCACAGTAATACAAACCGGCTATCTGGAAGATGATGAATTACAAATTGTCTATAAAAACTCCTCCCTTTTTATTTTTCCATCCTTTTATGAAGGATTCGGGTTCCCTATTCTGGAAGCAATGGCTTGTGGTTGTCCAGTGCTTTGCAATAATTCGTCTTCCTTGCCTGAAATAGGCGCGGCTGCCGTGGAATATTTTTATCTGTCAAATATCCGGGATTTGGGAGAAAAAATATCCTGGCTATATAATGACTCGAAAAAACTCGAACAAATGCAAAAAAATGGTAAAGAAAGAGCAAAAAATTTCTCTTGGGAAAAAGCTGGCGCAGAAACTATTCAGATTTATCAATCTATTATAAACTAA
- a CDS encoding glycosyltransferase — translation MKIFVIGHNFVLQENHKQLHYLLQQGRDLQLMLLVPPWWDENTRKVFAEKTEDKTYKIIKGKTLFTGNNALYFYINKLFTALFSFQPDLIEIFEEPWSLSVLQLVVLKKILRLKAKIVCYSAQNIYKKLPFPFNLIENFNFRNIQGIHVCSQEVAAILRQKKYNGEVRNLGLGLDTDIFFYKPKLAGKTLELGYAGRLVEAKGVFDLLTAMISLDNAVLTICGSGPAESRLKKYIKNYHLEKKVVLKGPLKLPELINFYHSLDLLVVPSRTTTGWKEQFGRIIIEAFACGTTTLGSKSGSIPEITSDYGLIFEEGNIQDMLNKITEYKKNWETWQNKKPAARQHVLDLFSWPNIAKKYYAFYTEVIKLK, via the coding sequence ATGAAAATATTTGTTATCGGTCATAATTTTGTTCTTCAGGAAAATCATAAACAGCTTCATTACCTTTTACAGCAAGGTCGGGATTTGCAACTTATGCTGCTTGTGCCCCCCTGGTGGGATGAGAATACCAGGAAGGTCTTCGCAGAAAAAACTGAAGATAAAACTTACAAGATTATCAAAGGGAAAACACTTTTTACAGGCAATAATGCTCTTTATTTTTACATAAACAAATTGTTCACTGCTTTATTTTCTTTCCAGCCTGACCTTATAGAAATCTTCGAAGAACCTTGGAGCTTGTCGGTTTTACAACTTGTCGTATTAAAAAAAATATTGCGTCTAAAAGCAAAAATAGTCTGTTACAGCGCTCAGAATATTTATAAAAAACTACCTTTCCCTTTTAACTTAATTGAAAATTTTAATTTCAGAAATATCCAGGGGATACATGTTTGCAGCCAGGAAGTGGCGGCTATTCTAAGGCAGAAAAAATACAACGGTGAAGTAAGAAATCTCGGTCTGGGCCTTGATACTGACATCTTTTTTTACAAACCAAAACTCGCCGGCAAGACGCTGGAACTCGGTTATGCCGGCCGTCTGGTAGAAGCCAAAGGCGTCTTCGACCTGCTGACTGCCATGATTTCACTGGATAACGCGGTTTTGACAATTTGTGGTTCCGGACCTGCTGAAAGCCGGCTTAAAAAATATATAAAAAATTATCATCTGGAAAAAAAAGTTGTTCTAAAAGGTCCGCTCAAGCTTCCTGAACTGATTAATTTCTATCACAGCCTAGACCTCCTTGTCGTTCCTTCCAGAACTACGACTGGATGGAAGGAACAATTTGGGCGTATAATAATAGAAGCATTTGCCTGCGGCACAACAACCTTAGGGTCAAAATCAGGTTCTATTCCGGAAATCACCAGTGATTACGGCCTTATCTTTGAAGAAGGAAATATTCAGGATATGCTCAATAAAATAACCGAATACAAAAAAAACTGGGAAACATGGCAAAATAAAAAGCCTGCTGCCAGACAACATGTACTGGACCTTTTTTCCTGGCCGAACATCGCAAAAAAATATTACGCCTTTTACACTGAGGTGATCAAATTAAAGTAG
- a CDS encoding glycosyltransferase family 4 protein codes for MSNQNPNKVLFLINSAPEFAGVQRYILNAAKGLKTSDWNVVVWLNKNPSFAQKLNENQIPYYEYSGSVLSLKNLLTLLVSIRHNKIQVLHANLGGSAIAGALLKYPAGIKRLVFTQHFLRPASSQSNFLKKFLAKIIFKFSFYFFDQCIAISNEVKKQMLDRKEVSLQKITVIFNGSEELKGDINRNKIPDILIVSRLQKEKGIEEILPVFTALKQQGLIFKVNIVGTGELETVLKKKCRELGLTDIIIFAGLVNNVIPYYFQSSIFLNPTLLEGFGLAIIEAMSARLPVIAYAYGGPLDIVDDGKTGFLVHNIKEMTTSLKQLIEDKNLREQMGEEGYTRFKSLFSLDIMIEKLLKIYQGIQ; via the coding sequence ATGTCCAATCAAAATCCCAATAAGGTTCTTTTCCTGATTAATTCCGCGCCGGAATTCGCGGGAGTACAACGTTATATCCTGAACGCAGCCAAAGGACTAAAAACCAGCGACTGGAATGTTGTTGTCTGGCTCAATAAAAATCCTTCTTTTGCCCAAAAACTTAACGAAAATCAGATACCTTATTATGAGTATAGCGGATCTGTTTTATCTCTCAAAAATCTGCTTACGCTTCTTGTCAGCATTCGCCACAACAAAATACAGGTTCTGCATGCCAATCTGGGCGGTTCCGCCATAGCCGGCGCTCTCCTTAAATATCCAGCAGGAATAAAACGACTTGTATTTACCCAGCACTTTTTAAGGCCTGCCAGCTCTCAAAGTAATTTTCTCAAAAAATTCCTGGCTAAAATTATCTTTAAATTCAGCTTTTATTTTTTTGATCAATGCATCGCCATATCTAACGAAGTAAAAAAACAGATGCTGGACAGAAAAGAAGTAAGTCTACAAAAGATTACGGTAATCTTTAACGGCAGTGAGGAGCTGAAAGGTGATATCAACAGGAACAAAATCCCTGATATACTCATTGTCAGCCGTTTGCAAAAAGAAAAAGGTATAGAGGAGATACTTCCGGTATTTACCGCTTTAAAACAACAGGGACTTATCTTTAAAGTAAACATTGTCGGAACAGGAGAACTGGAAACAGTATTAAAAAAGAAATGCCGGGAACTTGGCCTGACGGATATTATCATCTTTGCTGGTCTTGTGAATAATGTAATACCCTATTATTTTCAGTCCTCTATATTTCTTAATCCCACACTCCTGGAAGGGTTCGGACTCGCTATCATTGAAGCAATGTCTGCCCGGCTGCCCGTAATCGCTTATGCTTATGGCGGGCCGCTGGATATTGTGGATGATGGCAAAACCGGATTTCTGGTGCATAATATTAAGGAAATGACGACCAGCCTCAAACAACTGATTGAGGATAAAAATCTCAGAGAACAAATGGGCGAAGAGGGATACACAAGATTTAAATCCCTTTTTTCGCTAGATATAATGATAGAAAAGCTCTTAAAAATATATCAGGGAATACAATGA
- a CDS encoding O-antigen ligase family protein, producing the protein MHDNYFNYFLYVLTGLVLGLLLTTFSPLLVLLGFLGLWGLLVIFFNIEIGVTLIAVAAIIPVARQIGPVIVPLVDLVMLVTLISWLLRTLLYKEKFVLPSVDIASTVLLMAMVASFFVSGDKAGTLKEIIQYMVFAFLYTTMLFNNIKNTQHVDLIMNILTIGTALLGGYAFIRFLQIGQAGLYILGLHKNALGGLLVLPLPYLYMKFMTSGKKHWLLFVILNTLGLMASLSRGAWFGGFTGTLVVSLLLGKKVFFRYILVILAGALLFIFLLPAGFRSAATSQHTLSERGTYWSIAIAAFQERPILGWGFANFHEASKKFIGNRPSYLVSYDPHNVFLRFASEMGIVGLSAFIFFILFIFIKTLQAIPKQSVLESKLLIIGLIGSITAYFSHGVFDVFWVRGTGSLFWIFLSLIFVLIEKKELIHNVQSKSQ; encoded by the coding sequence ATGCACGACAATTATTTTAATTACTTTTTATACGTTTTGACTGGGTTGGTGCTGGGCTTACTTCTCACCACTTTTTCCCCTCTTCTTGTTTTACTGGGGTTTCTTGGGTTATGGGGACTGCTTGTTATTTTCTTTAACATAGAAATTGGCGTCACTCTTATCGCTGTCGCGGCCATTATTCCTGTTGCCAGACAAATAGGGCCTGTTATAGTCCCTCTGGTGGACCTGGTTATGCTGGTAACCCTGATATCCTGGCTGCTGCGCACCTTACTGTACAAAGAAAAGTTTGTTTTGCCCAGTGTAGACATAGCCTCTACTGTCTTGCTTATGGCTATGGTCGCTTCATTTTTTGTATCAGGCGACAAAGCGGGTACACTTAAAGAAATTATTCAATACATGGTTTTTGCTTTCCTTTACACTACCATGCTTTTTAATAATATAAAAAATACGCAACACGTAGATCTGATCATGAATATTCTGACAATCGGCACAGCTCTTTTAGGTGGATATGCTTTTATTCGTTTTCTGCAGATCGGACAAGCAGGTTTATATATTTTAGGTTTACATAAAAATGCTTTGGGAGGATTGCTGGTACTTCCCCTGCCCTATTTATATATGAAATTCATGACCAGCGGCAAAAAACACTGGTTGCTGTTTGTGATCCTGAATACCCTTGGACTAATGGCTTCCTTATCCAGAGGGGCCTGGTTCGGTGGTTTCACCGGCACATTAGTTGTGAGCCTGCTTCTTGGTAAAAAAGTATTTTTCAGATATATTCTGGTAATATTGGCGGGCGCGCTTCTTTTTATTTTTCTGCTACCTGCCGGTTTTCGTTCAGCTGCCACCAGTCAGCATACCCTCTCGGAAAGAGGAACCTATTGGAGCATTGCCATTGCCGCTTTTCAGGAACGACCCATTTTGGGTTGGGGTTTTGCCAATTTTCACGAAGCATCCAAAAAATTTATCGGCAACAGACCTTCCTATCTTGTTTCCTACGACCCGCACAATGTTTTTTTAAGATTTGCTTCTGAAATGGGAATTGTAGGTCTGTCCGCGTTTATTTTCTTTATTTTATTCATTTTTATAAAAACGCTACAGGCTATCCCAAAACAATCCGTTTTAGAAAGCAAACTCCTTATTATCGGGCTAATCGGCAGCATTACGGCTTATTTCTCACATGGTGTTTTTGATGTTTTCTGGGTAAGGGGTACCGGGTCTTTGTTCTGGATTTTTTTAAGCCTGATATTTGTGCTCATCGAAAAAAAGGAACTGATTCATAATGTCCAATCAAAATCCCAATAA
- a CDS encoding glycosyltransferase family 2 protein has product MSPEQKTTPLVSIIIVNYKTPQLVIDCIKSLYAYENKITYEIIVLDNYSQDQSIQLIKDTYPQIVVVESSKNLGFAGGNNKAAQTATGQYLLFLNSDTLITKPFLKSLIVVMESNKKIGIIGPRLRNKDHSLQESVFRFPTLWRAFCESFFLCNLFPRSKFFGDYRKFTYSDMKQVDYLSGACFLIDKLLFNTMQGFDEKFFMYAEEADLAFRLYKKGFRSYFLPAGDIIHLGKGSWKDQADFNPLFFLSQVIYHRKHYGNWGLKFFLIVKIKGYFLRNIALSFKLNFKKIRFHNQIISFYARQLF; this is encoded by the coding sequence ATGAGCCCAGAGCAAAAAACTACTCCGCTGGTCTCTATTATTATTGTCAACTATAAAACCCCGCAGCTTGTAATTGATTGCATAAAATCGCTTTATGCTTATGAAAACAAAATAACTTACGAAATTATTGTGCTCGATAATTACTCACAGGACCAAAGTATACAGCTTATAAAAGATACTTATCCGCAGATTGTTGTGGTGGAAAGTTCAAAAAACCTGGGTTTTGCCGGTGGCAATAATAAAGCAGCACAGACAGCTACCGGACAATATCTGTTATTTCTAAACAGTGACACCCTGATAACCAAGCCCTTTCTGAAATCTTTAATAGTAGTGATGGAAAGTAATAAAAAAATCGGGATTATCGGACCGCGATTGCGCAACAAAGATCATTCCCTGCAAGAATCTGTTTTCAGATTTCCAACTTTATGGAGAGCTTTTTGTGAAAGTTTTTTCCTGTGCAACCTTTTCCCTCGGAGCAAATTTTTCGGTGATTACCGCAAGTTTACCTATAGTGATATGAAACAGGTTGATTATTTAAGCGGAGCATGTTTCCTTATAGACAAACTTCTATTTAATACCATGCAAGGTTTTGATGAAAAATTCTTCATGTACGCTGAAGAGGCCGATCTGGCATTCCGTTTATATAAAAAAGGCTTCCGTTCCTATTTTTTGCCTGCCGGAGATATTATTCATCTGGGTAAAGGCAGTTGGAAAGACCAGGCTGATTTTAACCCACTGTTCTTTCTCAGCCAGGTTATATATCACCGCAAACATTATGGCAATTGGGGATTAAAGTTCTTTCTGATTGTTAAGATCAAAGGGTATTTTCTGCGTAATATTGCGCTTTCCTTTAAGCTCAACTTTAAAAAAATTCGTTTCCACAATCAAATCATCTCTTTTTATGCACGACAATTATTTTAA
- a CDS encoding acyltransferase: MKNFIQKLGWAWRYFLILFNKRIQLRGFVKIDRNVQWIVEPGSKIIIGKNVEIRRFTVIAAQGEGVLEIEDHVFIAHGVTIMAGKQVRIGQHTMIAEYVSIRDTDHNYQNHPEKPLNERGSVSLPTLIEDNVWVGAKSTINKGIRIQSDAIIGANSVVTKDVPARTVVVGAPAKPIKEY, translated from the coding sequence ATGAAAAACTTTATTCAAAAATTAGGTTGGGCCTGGCGTTATTTTCTTATCCTTTTTAATAAAAGAATTCAGCTTCGGGGATTTGTAAAAATTGATCGTAACGTTCAATGGATAGTTGAACCAGGTTCAAAAATAATTATTGGAAAGAATGTAGAAATCCGTCGTTTCACGGTAATTGCAGCGCAAGGTGAAGGTGTTCTGGAGATCGAAGATCATGTTTTTATCGCCCATGGAGTAACAATAATGGCCGGTAAGCAGGTTAGGATCGGACAACATACAATGATTGCCGAATATGTTTCCATTCGCGACACAGACCATAATTATCAAAATCATCCTGAAAAACCGCTGAATGAACGAGGTTCGGTTTCATTGCCCACGCTTATTGAAGACAATGTCTGGGTTGGAGCAAAATCCACTATCAATAAGGGCATCCGAATCCAATCCGATGCAATAATCGGCGCGAATTCGGTTGTAACCAAAGATGTACCGGCCAGAACTGTAGTGGTTGGAGCTCCAGCCAAACCAATAAAGGAATATTAG